DNA sequence from the Caulobacter segnis genome:
CTGCAGCATCAGCATGCCGTGCAGCACCGACCAGAACAGGTGGCCGATCAGCTCGGCGTCGCCGTCCAGCAGGCCGGCGGCGATCATCGCCTCGACATGGACGGTCATGGTGCGGCGGGCGCGGACGATGGCGGCCTGCAGCTCGGGATAGTCGCCCTCGGTCGGCTGGTTCAGGTCGAACATCAGGCGATAGGCCAGGGGCTCGGCCAGGGCGAAGTCGACATAGGCCTGGCCGGCGTTGCGCGAGCGATGCAGCGGGTCGGCGGGGACCGCCATGGCCGTCTCCAGCCGCGCGGCGAAGCGGGCGAAGGCCGCCGTGCGCACGGCCGCCAGGATGGCGTCCTTGTCCTTGAAGTAGCGGTAGGGGGTCATGGGGCTGACGCCCAGGGCCTGGGCCAGCTCGCGCATGGTCACCGCCTCGATGCCGCGCTCGGCGAACAGGCCCTCGGCGGCGTCGCACAGGCGGCGGCGGAAGGCTTCGACGTCTTCGGACGACAGGACGCGGGGCACGCGAGAATCCCGATTGACTCACTCAGCCGCTTACAACATAAATTTACATTGTAAACAATAAGCGCGTTCCAAAACGGGAGGTCCGGTCATGGACGGTGACGTGCGTATCAACCCCTTCCTCAGCGGCAATTTCGCGCCGGTGCGTAGCGAGGACGACCTGGTCCTGCCGGTCACGGGCGCCTTGCCGCCGGGTCTGCGCGGCACGCTCTATCGCAATGGCCCAAATCCGCAGTTCGATCCGCGCGACGCCAACTACCACTGGTTCGTCGGCGACGGCATGCTGCACGCCTTTACCGTGGGCGACGGCCAGGTCCGGTACCGCAACCGCTGGGTCCGCACCAACAAGTGGACCCTGGAGCACGAGGCCGGGCGAGCCCTGTTCGGCAGCTGGGGCAACCCGATGACCACCGACCCCTCGGTGCTGGGCGTGATCAGCGAGGGCGTGGCCAACACCAACATCATCACCCACGGCGGCCATCTGCTGGCGCTGGAGGAGGCCCACGCGCCGTTCGAGATGAGCGGCCCGGACCTCGAGACGGTCGGCCAATACGACTTGGGCGGCAAGGTCACGGCCCATCCCAAGACCTGCCCTTTCACCGGCGAGCTCGTCTTCTTCGCCTATGCCGACGACGCCATGCCGCTGTCGAACAAGATCAGTTGGGGCCTGGCCGACAAGGACGGACGCCTGCTGAAGCGCGAGACCTTCGAAGCCCCGTACTGCGCGATGATCCACGATTGCATCGTCACCGAGCACCATATCGTCATCCCGGTCCTGCCGCTGTCGGGCAGCCTGCCGCGCGCGATGAGCGGCAAGCCCGCCTTCGCCTGGGAGCCCGCGCTGGGCGGCCATCTGGCGGTGATCCGCCGCGACCAGGGCGTTTCCAGCCTGCGCTGGATCGAGGTCCCCGCCTGTTACGTCTTCCACGTCATGAACGCCTTCGAACAGGGCGAGACGATCGTCGCCGACGTCATGCGCTATGACACCGCGCCGCTGTTCCCCAATCCCGACGGGACCAAGGGCGAGAACGCCGCCGCCTATCTGACGCGCTGGACGATCGACCTGGCCGCCGGCGCGGTGGCCGAGGCGCCGCTGGACGATACGGCCGGCGAGTTCCCCCGCTTCGACGAACGCTTCGCCGGCATGCCCTACCGCTACGGCTGGCTGGTGGGCCAGAGCCTGAAGCCTGGCGACTTCCGCTCCAACATCGTCGTCCACCTGGACCTGGCGACCGGCGCGCGGAAGACCTGGACGGTCCCGAAGGGCGACGCGATCTCGGAGGCGGTCTTCACCCCCGCCGGACCCGACGCCGCCGAGGGCGAGGGCTGGCTGACGGCGGTGATCTATCGCGCGGTCGAGGACGTCAGCGAGTTCGTGGTCTTCGACGCCCAGGCGGTGGACAAGGGCCCGATCGCCGGGGCGAAGCTGCCGCGCCGCGTGCCGTTCGGGTTCCATGGGCAGTGGGTGAGGGGATAGATCTCCTTCTCCCCTTGCGGGAGAAGGTGGCGCGCAGCGCCGGATGAGGGGTTGAAAGGCGTGTCCGACGGGCCGGCGCGACCCCTCACCCGACCGCCTTCGGCGGCCACCCTCTCCCGCAAGGGGAGAGGGATGAATTCAAACAATTGTTTGACTTCTCGCGGACCTGACCGCCTACTCCGCGCGAATGCCAAGGAGGCTCCGATGGCCTGGGATTTCCTCGTCGCCAAGTCCGACCTGCGCCGCACCGAATTCCGCGAGGTTGATCCGCCGCCGCTGGAGGCGGGCCAGGTCCGGCTGGCCATCGAGAGCTTCGCCCTGACGGCCAACAACATCACCTACGCGGTGTTCGGCGAGGCGATGAAGTACTGGGATTTCTTCCCGGCGCCAGAAGGCTTCGGCCGCGTGCCCGTGTGGGGTCACGCCCAGGTCGAGGCCTCGGCCCATCCCGAGATCGCGGTCGGCCAGAGGTTCTACGGCTACTGGCCGATGTCCACGCACCTGACGGTGCAAGCCAAGGTCGGCAAGACCGGCTTCACCGACGTCTCGCCCCATCGCGCGCATCTGGCGGTGGTCTACAACCAGTATCAGGCGGTCGGGGACGCGGATGGGCTGGAGGCGCACAAGGCGCTGCTGCAGCCGCTGTACATCACCTCGTTCCTGATCGAGGACTTCCTGGACGAGAGCGCCCTGTTCGGCGGCAAGTCGGTGGTGCTGTCCAGCGCCTCGTCCAAGACCGCCATCGGGCTTGCCTACCTGCTGAAGCAGCGCGGGGCGGCCAAGGTGGTGGGCCTGACTTCGCCGCGCAATGTCGGCTTCGTCGAGGCCTTGGGCTACTATGATCAGGTCGTGACCTATGCCGACCTGCCGACGGCGGCGATCGAACGGCCGGCGGTGTTCGTCGACTTCGCCGGCGACGCTGGGGTGCTGAGGGCGGTCCACGAGACCTTCGGGGCGGACCTGGCCTTC
Encoded proteins:
- a CDS encoding TetR/AcrR family transcriptional regulator gives rise to the protein MPRVLSSEDVEAFRRRLCDAAEGLFAERGIEAVTMRELAQALGVSPMTPYRYFKDKDAILAAVRTAAFARFAARLETAMAVPADPLHRSRNAGQAYVDFALAEPLAYRLMFDLNQPTEGDYPELQAAIVRARRTMTVHVEAMIAAGLLDGDAELIGHLFWSVLHGMLMLQLTGKLSPAIDPARLRALALTTLVRGLGIAAP
- a CDS encoding carotenoid oxygenase family protein; the protein is MDGDVRINPFLSGNFAPVRSEDDLVLPVTGALPPGLRGTLYRNGPNPQFDPRDANYHWFVGDGMLHAFTVGDGQVRYRNRWVRTNKWTLEHEAGRALFGSWGNPMTTDPSVLGVISEGVANTNIITHGGHLLALEEAHAPFEMSGPDLETVGQYDLGGKVTAHPKTCPFTGELVFFAYADDAMPLSNKISWGLADKDGRLLKRETFEAPYCAMIHDCIVTEHHIVIPVLPLSGSLPRAMSGKPAFAWEPALGGHLAVIRRDQGVSSLRWIEVPACYVFHVMNAFEQGETIVADVMRYDTAPLFPNPDGTKGENAAAYLTRWTIDLAAGAVAEAPLDDTAGEFPRFDERFAGMPYRYGWLVGQSLKPGDFRSNIVVHLDLATGARKTWTVPKGDAISEAVFTPAGPDAAEGEGWLTAVIYRAVEDVSEFVVFDAQAVDKGPIAGAKLPRRVPFGFHGQWVRG
- a CDS encoding DUF2855 family protein produces the protein MAWDFLVAKSDLRRTEFREVDPPPLEAGQVRLAIESFALTANNITYAVFGEAMKYWDFFPAPEGFGRVPVWGHAQVEASAHPEIAVGQRFYGYWPMSTHLTVQAKVGKTGFTDVSPHRAHLAVVYNQYQAVGDADGLEAHKALLQPLYITSFLIEDFLDESALFGGKSVVLSSASSKTAIGLAYLLKQRGAAKVVGLTSPRNVGFVEALGYYDQVVTYADLPTAAIERPAVFVDFAGDAGVLRAVHETFGADLAFSLLVGGTHWEAQKGGGELPGPKPVFFFAPDRIAKRRVDWPPGEFETRYGKAWAGFVKDAPRWLTVERGQGQAAIQAAFAAQVDGGTSPDTGVVLAP